Proteins encoded by one window of bacterium:
- a CDS encoding SDR family oxidoreductase, which produces MPRTLVTGGAGFLGSHLCEYLLNAGHEVIAMDNLLTGTTENIEHLRGERFKFIKHDVTEYIYLAGGLDYILHFASPASPMDYLQLPIQTMKVGALGTHKALGLAKDTGATFLLASTSEVYGDPLVHPQKEDYWGHVNPVGPRGVYDEAKRFAEALTMAYHRTHGVDTKIVRIFNTYGPRMRPNDGRAIPAFIPQALRNEPLTVFGDGSQTRSFCYVDDLIEGIYRLLISDYHEPVNIGNPHEMTIRELAETIVRVTGSASTIVERPLPVDDPKVRQPDISLARRILGWEPKASLADGLEKTVAWFKQQPGMKREHAGKNGRSEHHEAVRRAERTPLVLETET; this is translated from the coding sequence ATGCCGAGAACACTTGTCACAGGCGGGGCGGGCTTTTTGGGATCGCACTTGTGCGAATACCTCCTGAACGCGGGGCATGAAGTCATCGCGATGGACAATCTCCTCACCGGCACGACCGAGAACATCGAACATTTGCGCGGCGAGCGATTCAAATTCATCAAGCATGACGTCACCGAGTACATTTACCTCGCTGGTGGTTTGGACTATATCCTCCATTTTGCTTCACCTGCCAGTCCGATGGACTATCTGCAGTTGCCGATTCAAACCATGAAGGTCGGCGCGCTGGGCACGCACAAGGCCCTGGGCCTGGCCAAAGACACGGGCGCCACCTTCCTGCTCGCCTCCACTTCGGAGGTGTATGGCGACCCGCTGGTGCATCCGCAAAAAGAAGACTACTGGGGCCACGTCAATCCCGTCGGGCCGCGCGGCGTCTACGATGAAGCCAAACGCTTTGCCGAAGCCCTGACCATGGCCTACCATCGCACGCACGGCGTGGACACCAAGATCGTGCGCATCTTCAACACCTACGGCCCGCGCATGCGCCCCAACGACGGCCGCGCCATTCCCGCCTTCATTCCGCAAGCGCTGCGCAACGAGCCGTTGACGGTGTTCGGCGACGGCTCGCAAACCCGCAGCTTCTGCTATGTCGATGATCTCATCGAGGGCATCTATCGCTTGTTGATCTCGGATTATCATGAGCCGGTGAATATCGGCAATCCCCATGAGATGACGATTCGGGAGCTGGCCGAGACGATCGTGCGGGTGACCGGCAGTGCCAGCACCATTGTGGAGCGGCCGCTGCCGGTGGATGACCCCAAAGTGCGGCAGCCTGACATTTCTCTTGCCCGCCGTATCTTGGGCTGGGAACCCAAGGCCAGTCTGGCGGACGGCCTGGAAAAGACCGTGGCCTGGTTCAAGCAGCAACCCGGAA